The following are encoded in a window of Amycolatopsis lexingtonensis genomic DNA:
- a CDS encoding OmpA family protein, with translation MLALGAVMGGCAVPARNVVPAGGDRVVVVVSGTANEPRAAVTDAVLAVLRDAANSGNVSQQGSGKSSVVLISAADGGDRRSVVLTPRRADGSLEHGLSRPSLIDRNVASAVDAIGATVAHKSGLDLLAGIADAVRGVPAGTLVVDSSGLSTGGAFDLRQVGWAADPAAVAGQLSAARQLPRLDGWHVVFAGLGSVAGPQPPLPAPARDRLAAYWQAICRAAGAAACDVDQSRVPAEPSRATAATPVVPVPGVTSVIGPRGEVTTTVSDAALGFAGNSAVLSESARDLLRSLAGSITAGRSSAPVTVRGFAADPPGSTDAGRRELAEQRARAVAGALTGAGVTQRVDATGTGTEPGVTAVTGGRFDEAAAARMRRVEITYQGPGPST, from the coding sequence ATGCTGGCACTGGGCGCCGTCATGGGCGGCTGCGCGGTGCCCGCGCGGAACGTCGTCCCCGCCGGCGGGGACCGGGTCGTCGTGGTCGTCAGCGGGACGGCGAACGAGCCGCGGGCCGCCGTCACCGATGCCGTGCTCGCCGTGCTGCGCGACGCCGCGAACAGCGGGAACGTCTCGCAGCAGGGCTCGGGCAAGAGCAGCGTCGTGCTGATCTCGGCCGCGGACGGCGGGGACCGGCGCTCAGTCGTGCTCACCCCGCGGCGGGCCGACGGTTCCCTGGAACACGGCCTTTCCCGGCCGTCGCTGATCGACCGCAACGTGGCGAGCGCGGTCGACGCCATCGGTGCCACGGTGGCGCACAAGAGCGGGCTCGACCTGCTCGCCGGCATCGCCGACGCCGTCCGCGGGGTGCCCGCCGGGACGCTGGTCGTGGACAGCAGCGGCCTGAGCACCGGCGGGGCGTTCGACCTCCGGCAGGTCGGCTGGGCGGCGGACCCGGCGGCCGTCGCCGGGCAGCTGAGCGCGGCCCGGCAATTGCCGCGGCTGGACGGCTGGCACGTCGTCTTCGCCGGGCTCGGGTCGGTCGCCGGCCCGCAGCCGCCGCTGCCGGCGCCGGCGCGCGACCGGCTGGCCGCGTACTGGCAGGCGATCTGCCGGGCGGCCGGTGCGGCCGCCTGCGACGTCGACCAGAGCCGGGTGCCGGCCGAGCCGTCGCGGGCCACCGCGGCGACGCCGGTCGTGCCCGTGCCGGGGGTGACGTCGGTGATCGGCCCGCGGGGCGAGGTCACCACCACGGTTTCGGACGCCGCGCTCGGCTTCGCCGGGAACTCCGCGGTGCTCTCCGAATCCGCCCGCGACTTGCTGCGGTCGCTGGCGGGCAGCATCACGGCCGGCCGTTCGAGCGCGCCGGTCACCGTCCGCGGCTTCGCGGCCGACCCCCCGGGGTCGACCGACGCGGGGCGGCGGGAACTGGCGGAACAACGAGCGCGTGCCGTCGCCGGCGCGCTCACCGGGGCCGGCGTGACCCAGCGGGTCGACGCCACCGGCACCGGCACCGAACCCGGGGTCACCGCGGTGACCGGCGGGCGGTTCGACGAAGCGGCGGCGGCCCGGATGAGGCGGGTGGAGATCACGTACCAGGGCCCCGGCCCGAGCACGTAG
- a CDS encoding SCO6745 family protein, with the protein MTARRLWAAVEPLHAVVYFAPETAAAAKAAGLRGYWMGYFAGRLAPLGPIGPGPAASVLFGFAPAMVARALPDAWSFASPADVVESRLEAVSAAVPPAPELAALLWRAVEACDFGGRPLAAAWAAVPKPANPAAALWLATTILREHRGDGHVLAAVHAGLSGLETTLTHIGDGVIGRADVQPHRGWSDEEWDAAVDRLRDRGVLDGEGRLTEAGRELRRGIEADTDRLAAAPVDALGADLERALELAVPLSRAVIDSGVVPVPNPMGVPRP; encoded by the coding sequence ATGACCGCACGCCGGCTCTGGGCGGCCGTGGAACCGTTGCACGCCGTCGTCTACTTCGCGCCCGAGACCGCGGCGGCGGCCAAGGCGGCGGGCCTGCGCGGGTACTGGATGGGCTACTTCGCGGGCCGCCTGGCGCCGCTGGGCCCGATCGGCCCCGGGCCGGCGGCGTCGGTGCTGTTCGGCTTCGCGCCCGCGATGGTGGCGCGGGCGCTGCCGGACGCGTGGTCGTTCGCCTCGCCCGCGGACGTCGTGGAGTCGCGGCTCGAGGCGGTCTCGGCGGCGGTGCCCCCGGCTCCGGAACTGGCAGCGCTGCTGTGGCGCGCGGTCGAGGCGTGCGACTTCGGCGGGCGCCCGCTGGCGGCGGCGTGGGCGGCGGTCCCGAAGCCCGCGAACCCGGCGGCGGCGCTGTGGCTGGCGACGACGATCCTGCGCGAGCACCGCGGCGACGGCCACGTCCTGGCGGCGGTCCACGCGGGCTTGAGCGGGCTGGAGACGACGTTGACCCACATCGGCGACGGGGTGATCGGCCGCGCGGACGTCCAGCCGCACCGCGGGTGGTCGGACGAGGAGTGGGACGCGGCGGTGGATCGGTTGCGGGATCGGGGAGTTCTCGATGGGGAGGGGCGGCTGACGGAGGCGGGGCGGGAGCTGCGGCGGGGAATCGAGGCCGACACCGATCGGCTGGCGGCCGCGCCGGTGGACGCGCTGGGAGCGGATCTCGAGCGGGCGCTGGAGCTGGCGGTCCCGCTGAGCCGGGCGGTGATCGACAGCGGGGTGGTGCCGGTGCCGAACCCGATGGGCGTGCCCCGCCCCTGA
- the aspS gene encoding aspartate--tRNA(Asn) ligase — protein MSSRVLTAELPRHVGARVRVAGWVHRRRRLKSVTFVVVRDRSGTAQVVLRGAAPPEETVVEVHATVTANPRAPGGVELTSPELRTLGEAGQPPPFDLYRPAVTASLPTILDHAPVALRHPALKARFAAAAESVRGFRSTLDSLGFTEVHTPKIVASATESGANVFGIDYFGRPAYLAQSPQFFKQALVGVFERVYEVGPVFRAEPHDTARHLAQYTSLDVELGFISDHRDVMAVLREVLAGMAGEHIAVPAEIPEIHFAEALEFLGVPADEPDLAPAHERALSAWALREHGSEFLFVTGYPLAKRPFYTHPDPARPGYSNSFDLLFRGLELVTGGQRLHRHADYLAVLGDDAPRYADYLRAFAHGMPPHGGFAIGLERWTARLFGAANVREVTLFPRDLHRLTP, from the coding sequence ATGAGTTCTCGCGTTTTGACCGCCGAACTGCCGCGGCACGTCGGTGCCCGCGTCCGCGTGGCCGGGTGGGTGCACCGGCGGCGACGGCTGAAGTCCGTCACGTTCGTCGTGGTCCGGGACCGCTCCGGGACCGCGCAGGTCGTGCTGCGGGGTGCCGCGCCGCCGGAGGAAACCGTGGTGGAGGTGCACGCCACCGTCACGGCGAACCCGCGCGCGCCCGGCGGCGTCGAGCTGACCTCGCCGGAGCTCCGCACGCTGGGGGAAGCCGGGCAGCCGCCGCCGTTCGACCTCTACCGGCCCGCGGTCACCGCTTCGCTGCCGACGATCCTCGACCACGCGCCGGTCGCGTTGCGGCACCCGGCGCTGAAAGCGCGTTTCGCCGCGGCGGCGGAATCGGTGCGCGGCTTCCGGTCCACATTGGACTCGCTGGGGTTCACCGAGGTGCACACGCCCAAGATCGTGGCGTCGGCGACGGAATCCGGCGCGAACGTCTTCGGCATCGACTACTTCGGGCGTCCCGCCTACCTCGCGCAGTCGCCGCAGTTCTTCAAGCAGGCGCTCGTGGGGGTGTTCGAGCGGGTGTACGAGGTCGGGCCGGTGTTCCGCGCCGAACCGCACGACACCGCCCGGCACCTCGCGCAGTACACCAGCCTCGACGTCGAGCTGGGCTTCATCTCCGACCACCGCGACGTCATGGCGGTGCTGCGGGAGGTGCTCGCGGGGATGGCGGGCGAGCACATCGCCGTCCCGGCCGAAATCCCGGAGATCCACTTCGCCGAGGCGCTGGAGTTCCTCGGCGTGCCGGCCGACGAACCGGACCTCGCGCCGGCGCACGAGCGCGCGCTCTCGGCGTGGGCGCTGCGGGAGCACGGCTCGGAGTTTCTGTTCGTCACCGGCTACCCGCTGGCGAAGCGGCCGTTCTACACGCACCCGGACCCGGCGCGGCCCGGCTACTCGAACAGCTTCGACCTGCTCTTCCGCGGCCTGGAACTGGTGACCGGCGGCCAGCGCCTGCACCGGCACGCCGACTACCTCGCGGTGCTCGGGGACGACGCGCCGCGGTACGCGGACTACCTGCGGGCGTTCGCGCACGGCATGCCGCCCCACGGCGGGTTCGCGATCGGTCTGGAACGCTGGACCGCGCGGCTGTTCGGCGCCGCGAACGTCCGGGAGGTCACGCTGTTCCCGCGCGACCTGCACCGGCTGACCCCGTGA
- a CDS encoding cytochrome P450, with protein MTAASATPALPTTRPAGCPFDPPGSYAELRETEPVSQVRCPAGMDAWLVTRYQDVRAVLADRALSSRGASSVHVHPDADLDEEVSPGSIIQLDGAEHSRLRKKVIAEFTVRRVEAMRGYVQELVESHLDAMLAKPGQADLVADFALPIPSLVICELLGVPYEDRSRFQRQSGLLVSTDATPEEGKQAYDELSTFLAELFTDKRRNPQDDLFSRLISRGESSGDPLSMEELVVLGLSLLVAGHETTANMIALSALVLMEQPAQRDVVLARPERAVEELLRYLSVVQFGVLRYATADVEVGGRSVKAGEWLVAALNSANRDEELFPGGDKLDFDRESPRTHVAFGFGAHQCIGQQLARVELQEALTRLFRRVPDLRLAVPRESLAFKHNTLVYGVRELPVAWG; from the coding sequence GTGACGGCAGCATCCGCAACCCCGGCCCTCCCGACGACGCGACCGGCCGGATGCCCGTTCGACCCGCCCGGGAGCTACGCCGAGCTGCGGGAAACCGAGCCGGTGTCGCAGGTCCGCTGCCCGGCGGGCATGGACGCCTGGCTGGTGACGCGCTACCAGGACGTCCGCGCGGTGCTCGCCGATCGCGCGCTGAGCTCCCGCGGCGCGTCTTCGGTGCACGTCCACCCGGACGCCGACCTCGACGAGGAGGTCAGCCCGGGCTCGATCATCCAGCTCGACGGCGCCGAGCACTCCCGGCTGCGCAAGAAGGTGATCGCGGAGTTCACCGTGCGGCGCGTGGAGGCGATGCGCGGCTACGTCCAGGAGCTGGTGGAGAGCCACCTCGACGCGATGCTCGCGAAGCCGGGGCAGGCGGACCTGGTGGCGGACTTCGCGTTGCCGATCCCGTCGCTGGTGATCTGCGAGCTGCTCGGCGTGCCGTACGAGGACCGGTCGCGGTTCCAGCGGCAGAGCGGCTTGCTGGTCAGCACCGACGCCACCCCCGAGGAGGGGAAGCAGGCGTACGACGAGCTTTCCACCTTCCTGGCCGAACTGTTCACCGACAAGCGGCGGAATCCGCAGGATGATCTGTTCAGCAGGCTGATTTCCCGCGGCGAGTCGTCCGGTGACCCGCTGTCGATGGAGGAGCTGGTCGTGCTCGGGCTCAGCCTGCTGGTGGCGGGGCACGAGACGACGGCGAACATGATCGCGCTCAGCGCGCTGGTCCTGATGGAGCAGCCGGCGCAGCGGGACGTCGTGCTCGCCCGGCCGGAGCGGGCGGTCGAGGAACTGCTGCGGTACCTGTCGGTCGTGCAGTTCGGCGTGCTGCGGTACGCGACCGCGGACGTCGAGGTCGGCGGGCGTTCGGTGAAGGCGGGGGAGTGGCTGGTCGCCGCGTTGAACTCGGCGAACCGCGACGAGGAGCTGTTCCCGGGTGGGGACAAGCTCGACTTCGACCGCGAGTCGCCGCGCACGCACGTCGCCTTCGGGTTCGGCGCGCACCAGTGCATCGGCCAGCAGCTCGCGCGGGTCGAGCTGCAGGAAGCGTTGACGCGGTTGTTCCGCCGGGTGCCCGATCTGCGGCTGGCGGTACCGCGGGAGTCGTTGGCGTTCAAGCACAACACGCTGGTGTACGGGGTCCGGGAGCTGCCGGTGGCCTGGGGCTGA
- a CDS encoding SDR family oxidoreductase: MSEQREIVVTGGGTGIGLAIAARFAAAGERVTVTGRRKDVLEAAAERIGARAVAFDASDPAAVRAALAELPGRVDVLVNNAGGNTDRVREAPAPGDLAGLADAWRANFEANVVSAVLVTAALKPRFADNVRVVTLGSIAAKQGSGSYGAAKAAIEAWNTDLARQLGAAGSANVVAPGVTLDTEFFHGTVSEEWVNARVSVAFDKRAGTPDEVAETVVFLAAPGAGHVTGQVVHVNGGAYGAR; the protein is encoded by the coding sequence ATGAGCGAACAGCGGGAAATCGTGGTCACCGGCGGCGGCACCGGCATCGGGCTGGCTATCGCCGCCCGCTTCGCGGCGGCGGGCGAGCGGGTGACCGTCACCGGGCGCCGCAAGGACGTGCTCGAGGCCGCGGCCGAGCGGATCGGCGCGCGGGCGGTGGCCTTCGACGCGAGCGACCCGGCGGCCGTGCGGGCGGCGCTGGCCGAGCTGCCCGGGCGCGTCGACGTCCTGGTCAACAACGCCGGCGGCAACACCGACCGCGTCCGCGAGGCCCCCGCGCCCGGCGACCTGGCCGGCCTGGCCGACGCGTGGCGCGCGAACTTCGAGGCCAACGTCGTCTCCGCGGTCCTCGTGACGGCCGCGTTGAAGCCGCGCTTCGCGGACAACGTGCGCGTGGTGACCCTCGGCTCCATCGCGGCGAAGCAGGGCTCCGGCTCGTACGGCGCGGCGAAGGCCGCGATCGAGGCGTGGAACACCGACCTCGCGCGGCAACTCGGCGCGGCCGGCTCGGCCAACGTCGTGGCGCCCGGTGTCACCCTCGACACGGAGTTCTTCCACGGCACGGTTTCCGAAGAATGGGTGAACGCACGGGTCTCCGTCGCCTTCGACAAGCGGGCCGGCACGCCGGACGAGGTCGCGGAAACGGTGGTGTTCCTGGCCGCCCCGGGCGCCGGGCACGTCACCGGGCAGGTCGTGCACGTGAACGGCGGCGCGTACGGGGCCCGCTAG